One Coprobacter fastidiosus genomic window, ATCGATACGATAGTCTTCCATAGCGGAATAAAGATATTCTTCTACTACGGGACTCAGCCGATGTATTTCATCGATGAAAAGAACATCGTTAGGTTCTAACGAAGTCAAAATCCCGGCCAAATCTCCGGGTTTATCCAATACCGGTCCGGAAGTGATTTTAAATCCCACACCTAACTCATTCGCCACGATATTCGAAAGAGTTGTCTTTCCCAATCCGGGAGGCCCGTGCAGCAGGACATGATCTAAAGCCTCTTCCCTCATACGGGCAGCCATAACAAAAACCCTCAGATTCTCTATAATTTTATCTTGTCCGCTAAAATTATCAAAAGTCAGCGGACGAAGGGCTTTTTCAAACTCCCGTTCATTTTCAGAAATATTTTGCTCTCTTATATTAAAATCAGATTCCATATACAGGCTAAATGTTTCATACTTTCGAAAAACAAACTTAGATATTTATTTCGGGACAAACGATCTTTATGAAAAAGTATCTGGTTAAACTTCAAAACAAAATCGTTAAAATCAAGAATCTTTGCGCATTTTATTTTTCAGGGCCGCTTTTTTAGCTACTTTTTCCCAAAACTTTCTCTTATAATATAATGCTGTTTCCACTGAAGAAGCAATATCCCAGCCCCGAAGACGGGAATATTCGGTAACAATATACGAAGTTACTTCATCACTCGGGCTGATTCTATCAAAATTACGAAGACACTCCTTTTTCGTCAGCTTGCCAAAACGCATCCTGTTCAAATCTACCAAACTAAAGTGCACGTCATCTCCGACTTGTTCATAAAGGACATTTCCCGGAGAATAATCCAGATGCAAGATTCCCGACTCATGAACTTTTAAAGTAAACTCGGCAAACTTGTCGAGGATATATTCACCCGACCCTATCGAATTATAAAAGTCACGCATCATTCGAGGATAATTTTCCATTTTACTTATAAAATATCCTTGATAAAAAAACAGACCTTTTTTTACTTCTATATAGGCTATCGGTTCAGGAGTGCGTATTCCTTTACTCAAAAGAAACATAGCATAATCATAAGCTCTCTTCGCTTTACTAGGGCGAAAAAAAGCATAGATAATACGGTTGATACAAATCGGAACTTTATAGCGTTTCACTACAACATCGATATCTTGTACCCTGAATTTCTTAATTTGATTACGGGCCTCATAAATCATATCCCCCCCATTACTGAAATCAGAGGGAAGTTGCTTTATAAAAAGTGAAAGTTTCGAATAATCCGGATTAATTACAATATTCATATCACCGAGTTAAAACTCTTCTTCGTTAATTCTATACAAATATACCTATTTTCTTGAATATAGCTTTTTACAAAACTATTTTTGGGCATATATTTCCTTTTTTATCTTATCCGCTATCTCTTCAGGAGAAATTTCATTTAAACAAGCATAATCATTCCGCCAACAAGGACGATTTCCAAATATCGAGCATGGACGACAGGGTAAATCGAGCTGAACAACATTATCCAGAGATTGTCTCCACCCTAAAAAACCCGCATAGGGATGAGTCGCACCCCAAACAGATATAACCGGAAGTCCGACTAAAGAAGCCAAATGCATATTTGCAGAATCCATCGAAACCAACAATTTCAAATGACTCATCAAGGCCAATTCTCCGGAGAAACCCAGTTTCATATCCGTTAAAGAAACAACCTTATCCGGAAAATCAGATGCCCATCGGTTTAAAACCAAAGACTCTTTTTCCCCTCCGCCGAAAAGAAATATTTTATATTCTCCCGTTTTTGCCAACATCGATATTAGTTGTTCCATCTTTTTTTCCGGATATATCTTTCCTTGATGTTTTGCAAATGGCGCTACACCTATACAGTGCTCCTCAGAAGAGAACTCCGATAATAAGATTTCCGGTAAAGCGGCTTTTTGCTTTCCATAAATCGAAACGAAATTTTCAGGAAAAGAAAAGCCGAGTTTCCTGAACACATCCGTATAACGATGAAAGGATGTAGGTAATTGCCGCAACTTTTTATGTCGACGTGCCGTAATTTCACATTTAGCAATTCGCCCCTTATTTATATGAATACTTTTCACACCTGAAAGACGCAATAATGCGCACAATAAACGTGAACGCAAAACATTATGAAGATCAGCTATCCCGTCAAAAGATAACGCCCGAAGCTCTTTATATAGTACATAAATACCTTTTATCCCCCTATGCCGTCCCCGAATTTCAGCCGGATAAATCTTCAAATTATCCGGTCGGTTTATGAATATCCGAGATATCACAGGAGTAGTCAGCATTGTAAAATTCACATCGGGATAAGCTTCACACAACGAGTAAACCACCGGAATAGTCATCGCAACATCTCCCAATGCGGAAAGCCGAATAATCAAGATATTTCTTAATGGTCGGGGGAAAATCACAGAACAATTATTTTTTACCATATAGCACCGGATTCAGGGCCGGATCATTATACATTTTCATTTGCTTATATACTTTCATATATTTCTTCCCCGACTCAATATCAAGTAAAAGCTGATCTATCGCAGAAGACAAATCGATTCGTTGCTCAAGCAACACCCGCAATTTTTCACGGCACTTTTCTATATGTTCCGGAGAAGCGTCACGGCGTTCTACCTCCTGCTGCATATGATAAATCTTAAGGGCCAGAATAGAAAGTCGATCTATTGCCCATGCAGGACTTTCGGTATTGATCTTTGCATCTGCTTCCACCTTTACATTCTTATACTTATCCCAGAAATAACTGTCTATCAATTCGACCAAATCGGTACGATCCTGATTCGACTTGTCAATACGGCGTTTTATCTGCAACGCTTCTGAGGGATCGATAGCCGGATTGCGAATAATATCTTCCAAATGCCACTGGACGGCATCGATCCAATTTTTCAGATACAAATAATAATCGATTGTTTTTTCTTCAAAAGGATTCTGAATCTCAGCATCCACGTCATCTATATTGTGATAAGCCAATGTGGCATTCCAAAATATCCGGTTACTTTTTTCACTAAAAGTCATATCGAGTCTGTTATTGTATAGTTAAGTCTACAAACATAACAATTGTTTCATAAACGAACAATCTTTCGGACAAATAAATACGGTTTAACGCCCTTTACCGAATACATACCGAAAAAAGAGTTAATTTTGTACCATTTCCCGTAGATATGAAAAAGAATATCAATATTATTATCGATAATAAAAT contains:
- a CDS encoding lipopolysaccharide kinase InaA family protein, which gives rise to MNIVINPDYSKLSLFIKQLPSDFSNGGDMIYEARNQIKKFRVQDIDVVVKRYKVPICINRIIYAFFRPSKAKRAYDYAMFLLSKGIRTPEPIAYIEVKKGLFFYQGYFISKMENYPRMMRDFYNSIGSGEYILDKFAEFTLKVHESGILHLDYSPGNVLYEQVGDDVHFSLVDLNRMRFGKLTKKECLRNFDRISPSDEVTSYIVTEYSRLRGWDIASSVETALYYKRKFWEKVAKKAALKNKMRKDS
- a CDS encoding glycosyltransferase family 9 protein, giving the protein MVKNNCSVIFPRPLRNILIIRLSALGDVAMTIPVVYSLCEAYPDVNFTMLTTPVISRIFINRPDNLKIYPAEIRGRHRGIKGIYVLYKELRALSFDGIADLHNVLRSRLLCALLRLSGVKSIHINKGRIAKCEITARRHKKLRQLPTSFHRYTDVFRKLGFSFPENFVSIYGKQKAALPEILLSEFSSEEHCIGVAPFAKHQGKIYPEKKMEQLISMLAKTGEYKIFLFGGGEKESLVLNRWASDFPDKVVSLTDMKLGFSGELALMSHLKLLVSMDSANMHLASLVGLPVISVWGATHPYAGFLGWRQSLDNVVQLDLPCRPCSIFGNRPCWRNDYACLNEISPEEIADKIKKEIYAQK
- a CDS encoding DUF4254 domain-containing protein, encoding MTFSEKSNRIFWNATLAYHNIDDVDAEIQNPFEEKTIDYYLYLKNWIDAVQWHLEDIIRNPAIDPSEALQIKRRIDKSNQDRTDLVELIDSYFWDKYKNVKVEADAKINTESPAWAIDRLSILALKIYHMQQEVERRDASPEHIEKCREKLRVLLEQRIDLSSAIDQLLLDIESGKKYMKVYKQMKMYNDPALNPVLYGKK